The window AAACATTTAGAAACATCAAGctttaatttatttaattttcaAGTAGATATTGTAAATTtaagaaatgaaaaatatacagAAGAAAGTCGAATACCAGAAATTGTTATAGGAACACCAGAAGAAGATGCTTTAAGAAGAGATTTTACAGTGAATTccttattttataatttaaaaaataaaaaggttGAAGATTATACTGGAAAAGGTATATTCcatttaaaaaatcatattattaGTACTCCACTAGAACCACTTGCTACTTTTCTTGATGATCCTTTAAGAATTGTTAGATGTATACGTTTTTGTGGATTCTTTAATTTCTTCTTAGAAAAATCCATTTttaatgttttaaaaaatgaagatattaAAAGAGCATTTACGAAAAAAATATCCAAAAGTAGATTATCATCAGAAATTgtaaaaattttttcatcCAAATGTAGAAatgttattttatctttaaCATTATTGAATTATAGTTCCTACTCCTCTAAAATATTTCAGTTACCAtcaaattattttgtaaaagaTGAAGAACTCTTTGAAAAACTTAAAAAGAAggataaaataaacaaagGAATTGTAACACAAGCACAACATTATCATACTAATGATAGTGTTGATGATCAACATGTAGATAATctaaatgatataaattatgtttcttcaaataataatataaataataaaaaaattcatatacAGAATGTAGAAAATAGCAACATTTGTAATAATTCtagtaatattatttcatcAAATGATctaatacaaaataaagtGAATAATGTTTCTGAACAATCtgatataaataaggaagataaaaataatcaatGTAATAATGTAATGAATGTACAAAATAACCATAAACAAAATTTTGAAGAAAAATGGCTTTTTGATGGACTTagttatttaaaattttttaaagaaatagaaaaaaataaccttttaaaagaaacatttaataatttagattataaagaaaatattaattatatacaattatgtttatttttattaccattaaaaaatcattttttatatataaaaaatggtAAAACAGAATATGTGgttgaatatataattagaGAATCTTTAAAGTTTCCATTAAAATATTCCAAATTTTGTGTACACATTTTTGAGGGTTTTActcatttatataatttatataaaaccATAGATgttcttaattttttaaaaaataaaaattatcaagaagaacataatatacaaattaaAGGTCAAACTGttttatgtttaaaaaaaattgggGATAAATGGAATTTTGTATTTCtaatcttttatatttttcataaatttaatgaattaaataaaaattatataacatCTATAACAACTAATAATATATGCTTATCTGATTTTGTTGCTAAATTgtatcaatatatttttaaatttaatttacAAGAGTCTTACAACATGAAGCCTTTTTTGAAATGGCCTGATATTAAGCACAACTTCCCTAATATTTCACCCAACCAAATAAATGAAGTCTATGAGCAAATAGTAAGaatgaaatgaaaaatataaatgtttatatgtatgtatttataaaatatgtgtaacaattatattttttcactttattttattttattttatcttttttttttttttttttaccttGCAGATTAAATTTATGGCTATTCATGgtgaaaatgaaaaagagtgtattgaatatttaaaacaaCATTTTACAAAATGATCGCAAGATTAATATAAGGAgaaatgtttatatatatatatatatatatatcatatattcatattattttattttttttttattttttttattttatttttttaattttttttattttatttttttaattttttttattttatttttttttttttgtgtacaaaaatatatttttgtacgtatgtttttattttgattgttaattattacaaattaaacagaaaaaaaaagtaatgtacaattttaaaatatttctgTTTTAGctttaattattttttcttcttcttccTTTAACTTTTCCATGTCCTATAAAAAcataagaaaaatttataaatataacacCTTTGAACACATCAAAGAAGAacatcatatatatgtatgtatatatgtatgtatatatgtatgtatatatgtatgtatatatgtatgtatatatgtatgtatgtatatatgtatgtatgtatatatgtatatatatagttacatatcaatttttttttttttaccttATCATTAACACTTAACGATATCACCTTGTTGCaaatttttacaaaatCATCATGCGTATTCACTTTCCCTTTGGATTGAATTTCAAaacataatttattaatttcttcttgtgataaataaatataatttccTTTTTCATCTAACACCCCATTTATCATATCTTGTTCTTCAAGTTCCTCGAGCTTTTCCCTGATATcctatatataaataagtatataggaatatgaacatttatagattatataaacaaatgCATTATcatgatattataaaaaaaatttatacaaaaaattgGATGAAATGATACTACAAATAGGAGcaaattgtatatataatatgttgaaataataaaaaaaaaataataaataaatgattatCTGATCGTTAATgttctatttttttacGTCGGTGGTAGTTTGAAATTTCACTGATAATTCTgttatattaacatatttttttaattttataaagtTTAAAAAACAAGATAACAAGACGTCTGATGAGAGCCAGTCATCCGCGTATTTCTTAGTTATGACCTGAGactatataaaaaaaagagataataaatattatacatatatatatatatatatatatatatatatatatatatatacatatgtatatattttttttttaatgttcTTATGGGATTCTGACCTTCCACTTTTTGAGGTCCTTCGagtttctttttatatcatcGGAATgctaaaaaaaaaataaaataaaaattatcaaatatatatatatatatgtatatatttatttatttgtttaacAGTCTTATTACCTTTAACATATCTATGCTTGTCTTATGTTTGGCATATTCAAATATGCGCTCTTTTAAAATCATATCATTCCTATCAAAATATTCACCTACATAATTTCCATGTTCTCTTTCCTTATTTTCTTCCAACATTTCTTCTCCTATATTAGaattgtatatttttccttttatgttattttttaatttggatacttcatttaattctttaaattcatctattaaattattttgtaattgATTTATTTCACTATCTTTCATATTCATTtgaaatttatatttttccttgAGGTTTTTgaaatcatataatttcCAATCTTCATCgtcttttattttttcttcttctcttattgtatacatatcattcatattattttttttttgatcttctatttctttttcacTCTTAACAAAATATTCTCTTAACgttttcatatattttgttttctCATTAATTGAATTATCTAATTTATCATtgcatatatttttattttcttcttgaTTGTCTTTTTCGTATAGTTCATTATTTGTACTgtcataatttttattattaattatattaacatcataaattttattataattatttatattattcatattttctatattgttcatattatccatattttctatatatttcgtattattcatattatctatattgttcatattattcatattatccatattttctatatttttcgtattatccatattttctatatttttcatattattaatattttctatatatttcgtattattcatattatctatattgttcatattattcacattttctatatgtttcgtattattcatattttctatatgtttcgtattattcatattatctatattgttcatattattaatattttctatatgtttcgtattatccatattatctatatgtttcgtattatccatattatctatattgctcatattattcatattttctatatttttcatattattcatattttctatattgctcctattattcacattttctatatttttcatattattaatattttctatatgtttggtattatccatattatctatattgttcatattattcacattttctatatgtttcgtattattcacattttctatatgtttcgtattattcatattatctatattgttcatattattcacattttctatatttttcatattattaatattttctatattgttcacattttctatatttttcatattattaatattttctatatgtttggtattatccatattatctatattgttcatattattaacattttctatatttttcgtgttatccatattttttcttatgttatcctttttaaaattatcatacttaatatcatttcttttattttctttatgtATATGATTGTTTCTTTCGTTACAATTATATACtttatcttcattatccatttttatattgttattatttataaaatcacttttttcttcttgttcatttatattaatagtatattcagtttttctttcatttatattatataaattatttgtatatgttatttttctattcattttatgtatatttttttcttccttGTGAATGAccattttcatattatcacttatattattatttacattagACATATTCATTGTATCTCTTATTATCATacttatattatctttattttcattatcataaaatttatattctttatgCTTATCACTTCCTTTTATACTTATATCATTCGTATTGTTTTTTCCTGtttcatttaaattatcGATTGTATTATTGgttttttcatatatattattatttatattgtatggttgtatatttttaatattatgtacacttatatttttttctttattgaaattatatgtattttcAGTCATTCTTCTATTCATATCATCCTTTTCTctttcatttatattatatgtattttcacttttccttttattcatattatttatattgttcttttttttctcattcaacatatatatgttgtCTTCATCAATTTTACATTTacttaaattataaatattataagaatccattgttcttttaataatatcaaaaactttatttataccacttttccttttattctcattatttttttcgttatcatcatatttaattttatgtGTATCACTCATTTGTTTATCTACACCTTTAATTTTAGTTACATCACACATATGATCATCATCACAttcaattttataaatatcactttgtttttttatgttttcattaatattattagaatTTACCATTAAACTActtttgttatttatattttctatgtttttttttatattttcgatattttttatattttccatattttttatattttccatattttttatatattccatattttttatattttctatattttctatatgtttcatattttttatattttctatattttctatattttctatatgtTCCATGTTCTCTATATTACTTTCATTATGATTTATTTGACGTAAGTCATATATTTCACTTATTcgtttatttatattttctttatcattaataaaatcacattcttttttattcatattatctaaattatttatattattatacatagAACAATTTCTTCCACCATTTTCATTTActatatatgtataatcGTGTcctttataattattattactttttttattactaaTACGATAAACTTTATTTAAactatttatatgttcattcatattatttatattatcattttccCCTTGAGTAATAATTTCAGGCTTTCTATATAAACTActttttgtattttttttttcactattattatatacatcatataatatatcattcTCTCCTTTATTAATATCCTTTATGTTATATACGTTACTCTTtctttcatataaataatgttcGTTAATAAGAGATGTGTGTTTTCTTTCATTTACATATTCAACAACAtcactattattattattattattattattatatttatcattttttttaattatattatctgtcatatattcattatcCATGTATCTTTTATCCATATAGCTTTTATCCGTATTACTTTTATtcacatttattttatccacattgttattattatcaatatttttaatttcattttttacattGTGCATATTGTTCTCATCATTCATCTTATTAATAGTACTTCGTCTAACATTATTATccttataaatattaatattactctcttttttttgatctctcttattatacatattatacataacacttatattataatcttcatattttttttctcttatAATATCTTCTGCATTATTCGTATcactatattttttatttgtaatatgtatattatcTACATAACTTTTCCTTTTATCCATATTTTGAATAGTATCCATGTCAATTCTCTCTTTGCTTTTATCtcttatattatatatatcattaattTGATAAGCACTACTTTTCCTTCTATTCTCATCATATACAATGTCTCTCTCTCTTTTACTATCTCGTTCCTTCTTGTTATAAGAACTATTTCTTTTActaacattttttatactgttaacataaatatctgctttattcaaattatttatttcaatattatcgctttttcttttattttcatattctACCATGTTAGATTGATTTTCTCGTATTCTAAAATTGTCTATATTACTAGTGCAACTTTCTCgtttatttaaattacTTATTTCAATACTCTCTTTTTCTCtcttattataataactCTCCTTTATACTAACATTATCTATATTGTTAATGTATTTTTCTcctttatttaaatattgtccttgtttataatcatattttctattactaatattttctatatcGTTAGAATCCACTTCCATTTTATTTACGTATGCTTCTTCGTTTGATTCATATTCTTCCTTATTCGcattttctatatttttagtATCACTTTCCTCTTTTTCCGTACCTTCAACATTGTTAAGAGGGCtttcctttttaataaCATCTTTTACATTGTTCCCATAACTCTCGTTTTTATTCacatcttttatattttccaaataactttcctttttatttatataaatatggtTAGTATTACTTTCTCGTTTATCCATATCTTCGTCATTATTAGTATAAATTTCTCTTTTGTCttcattttctatattGTCATAGTATCTTCCTCCTTtcttattaatatcatttatttttatggGATCAAATTTTGTTGgattaatatataaaacgTTGGAATGCctttctattttattacCATTCTCTATATCATTACTatcaattttattttctttcaCATTGTCTACTTTAATAGATGTTCTTTCGTTTTCATTAATCTCGAAAATATTAGAATACATCTCCgttttattatcatttatttttatatcattagAATCGCTCTTAGTTTTTTTCATatcattaattttaataatactTTCTCGTTTATTAATGTTTAAAATATGGGAATATCTTTCCCTTTTATCTTCAACATTTATAcaattattaatatcaacattatttttgttcCCATTATCCAGGTTAATAGAAGTCCTTTCCTTGGTATTATcaacatttatataattattaatatcaacattatttttgttcCCATTATCCAGATTAATAGAAGTTTTTTCCTTTGTATTATcaacatttatataattattaatatcaacattatttttattcatattgtCCATATTGATAGAAGTTTTTTCCCTTTTATTCTCATATTGTAAATCATTCGAATTATACTCACTTTTTTgtatatcatatattttaaaagtaCTTTCTCTTTTATCAGCACCtaaaatattgttattattttcccctttactattatattctttattattaagaTAATTTGTACTATTGTTTATATCTTCCATATAAATAGAAGTACTTTTCCTTTTATCCTCACATTTAATACCATTAgtatgtttattatttttgttaatgtcatttattttaatgaCAGTTTCTCTTTTATCTAAACCTAAAATATTTGTGCATCTttccattttattttcattttctatatCATTAGAGTCACGCGTACTTTTGTTCGTATAATCCATATTGTTAGAAGGATCTTCCCTTGTATTTTCCCTTTGCATATTATGATTTATgtaactttttttttttatacttaCATTATCCACCTCCTTATCATATtcacttttttttctgtCCATTATATTAGGTATGTCCATAGAATTTCTTgttatatttgtattagATGTAATATCACATATGAAACTTTCTATTCcattttcaatttttttatttgcctgcatattttcataatcACTATTTTGTAACTCTTGTTTCGTACTATTGGAAGGGTcatctatatttttaatggCAGTTATAGAGTTTTCTAAATTGTTATTGGAAATAGGTAGGattctttttatatcttctaCTAAAACATTTGATAGTTTTGGATGCTGATTATTggatatattaatatttatagaaTCATAAGATATTTCATTAGTTTTTTTAGGTCcaatattttgttcattctttttattctggtcattctttttattctggtcattcttttcattatgataattttgttcattttgttcattttgttcattcttttcattttgttcattttgttcattcttttcattctggtcattcttttcattcttttcattctggtcattcttttcattctttccattttgttcatttttctttgtATCTATTTTAAATGATTCCTTTTTATGATCAGAACTTTGTTTTTGATTAACAttaatgatattattatttatattttgttcgTTATTCTTAAGTAAAAAATT of the Plasmodium reichenowi strain SY57 chromosome 11, whole genome shotgun sequence genome contains:
- a CDS encoding tRNA nucleotidyltransferase, putative gives rise to the protein MNIFGLLLLNLLINVIFILCNIKRKNKFLKRQLCSNELKHLKYKNDNMIRKGILNYKYKYRFFYIIIKKSYSNKIKRKNKIKQIGMMENINNMNNMNNINNINNMNNINNMNNSNNMNNSNNMNNSNNMNNSDNMNNMNNINDNNKWRCLSSSNNISSNMMGNTFYENVYINYLKDYIIDEKEKAMEKNIAKDEVQKKDRIYFPNSNNMLNVKDIENVIHERIRKEEENLFEFLKSVNERYNLNCTLRVVGGWVRDKFLNITNDDIDITVDNMKGAEFCNYIKEYIKEKENKNFNFGIIKINSDQSKHLETSSFNLFNFQVDIVNLRNEKYTEESRIPEIVIGTPEEDALRRDFTVNSLFYNLKNKKVEDYTGKGIFHLKNHIISTPLEPLATFLDDPLRIVRCIRFCGFFNFFLEKSIFNVLKNEDIKRAFTKKISKSRLSSEIVKIFSSKCRNVILSLTLLNYSSYSSKIFQLPSNYFVKDEELFEKLKKKDKINKGIVTQAQHYHTNDSVDDQHVDNLNDINYVSSNNNINNKKIHIQNVENSNICNNSSNIISSNDLIQNKVNNVSEQSDINKEDKNNQCNNVMNVQNNHKQNFEEKWLFDGLSYLKFFKEIEKNNLLKETFNNLDYKENINYIQLCLFLLPLKNHFLYIKNGKTEYVVEYIIRESLKFPLKYSKFCVHIFEGFTHLYNLYKTIDVLNFLKNKNYQEEHNIQIKGQTVLCLKKIGDKWNFVFLIFYIFHKFNELNKNYITSITTNNICLSDFVAKLYQYIFKFNLQESYNMKPFLKWPDIKHNFPNISPNQINEVYEQIIKFMAIHGENEKECIEYLKQHFTK
- a CDS encoding hypothetical protein (conserved Plasmodium protein, unknown function), producing the protein MNKFFQILEYFKIELSINFSITFIIINILLVFFSTFLYRNIKKVNDPDSYKTSYERKEKDSTFDEEENFDILNIFSNDPKSVENIYELENDIYNKSEESSICSNHNKNLDEKTYKINKKKVTIYLKLNEGLENIKQELHIIDKELKNILKKEENLQLINEEENIIIEKTKSDKYDEKENKSNDNILSKKHDDENINKSNIRNTLDSELKKYELCKENNLLLENHNNNDNNQEDNNICEIEKNDYNNCNNDNKNHNDIFNYNYEDMSLEKDKNIHHTNEIIKNNTLYNTLDSIKNNRPTEEKTKNFNYNETNIYEENKKLKDSIVHSKNGENFLLKNNEQNINNNIINVNQKQSSDHKKESFKIDTKKNEQNGKNEKNDQNEKNEKNDQNEKNEQNEQNEKNEQNEQNEQNYHNEKNDQNKKNDQNKKNEQNIGPKKTNEISYDSININISNNQHPKLSNVLVEDIKRILPISNNNLENSITAIKNIDDPSNSTKQELQNSDYENMQANKKIENGIESFICDITSNTNITRNSMDIPNIMDRKKSEYDKEVDNVSIKKKSYINHNMQRENTREDPSNNMDYTNKSTRDSNDIENENKMERCTNILGLDKRETVIKINDINKNNKHTNGIKCEDKRKSTSIYMEDINNSTNYLNNKEYNSKGENNNNILGADKRESTFKIYDIQKSEYNSNDLQYENKREKTSINMDNMNKNNVDINNYINVDNTKEKTSINLDNGNKNNVDINNYINVDNTKERTSINLDNGNKNNVDINNCINVEDKRERYSHILNINKRESIIKINDMKKTKSDSNDIKINDNKTEMYSNIFEINENERTSIKVDNVKENKIDSNDIENGNKIERHSNVLYINPTKFDPIKINDINKKGGRYYDNIENEDKREIYTNNDEDMDKRESNTNHIYINKKESYLENIKDVNKNESYGNNVKDVIKKESPLNNVEGTEKEESDTKNIENANKEEYESNEEAYVNKMEVDSNDIENISNRKYDYKQGQYLNKGEKYINNIDNVSIKESYYNKREKESIEISNLNKRESCTSNIDNFRIRENQSNMVEYENKRKSDNIEINNLNKADIYVNSIKNVSKRNSSYNKKERDSKRERDIVYDENRRKSSAYQINDIYNIRDKSKERIDMDTIQNMDKRKSYVDNIHITNKKYSDTNNAEDIIREKKYEDYNISVMYNMYNKRDQKKESNINIYKDNNVRRSTINKMNDENNMHNVKNEIKNIDNNNNVDKINVNKSNTDKSYMDKRYMDNEYMTDNIIKKNDKYNNNNNNNNSDVVEYVNERKHTSLINEHYLYERKSNVYNIKDINKGENDILYDVYNNSEKKNTKSSLYRKPEIITQGENDNINNMNEHINSLNKVYRISNKKSNNNYKGHDYTYIVNENGGRNCSMYNNINNLDNMNKKECDFINDKENINKRISEIYDLRQINHNESNIENMEHIENIENIENIKNMKHIENIENIKNMEYIKNMENIKNMENIKNIENIKKNIENINNKSSLMVNSNNINENIKKQSDIYKIECDDDHMCDVTKIKGVDKQMSDTHKIKYDDNEKNNENKRKSGINKVFDIIKRTMDSYNIYNLSKCKIDEDNIYMLNEKKKNNINNMNKRKSENTYNINEREKDDMNRRMTENTYNFNKEKNISVHNIKNIQPYNINNNIYEKTNNTIDNLNETGKNNTNDISIKGSDKHKEYKFYDNENKDNISMIIRDTMNMSNVNNNISDNMKMVIHKEEKNIHKMNRKITYTNNLYNINERKTEYTININEQEEKSDFINNNNIKMDNEDKVYNCNERNNHIHKENKRNDIKYDNFKKDNIRKNMDNTKNIENVNNMNNIDNMDNTKHIENINNMKNIENVNNIENINNMKNIENVNNMNNIDNMNNTKHIENVNNTKHIENVNNMNNIDNMDNTKHIENINNMKNIENVNNRSNIENMNNMKNIENMNNMSNIDNMDNTKHIDNMDNTKHIENINNMNNIDNMNNTKHIENMNNTKHIENVNNMNNIDNMNNTKYIENINNMKNIENMDNTKNIENMDNMNNMNNIDNMNNTKYIENMDNMNNIENMNNINNYNKIYDVNIINNKNYDSTNNELYEKDNQEENKNICNDKLDNSINEKTKYMKTLREYFVKSEKEIEDQKKNNMNDMYTIREEEKIKDDEDWKLYDFKNLKEKYKFQMNMKDSEINQLQNNLIDEFKELNEVSKLKNNIKGKIYNSNIGEEMLEENKEREHGNYVGEYFDRNDMILKERIFEYAKHKTSIDMLKHSDDIKRNSKDLKKWKSQVITKKYADDWLSSDVLLSCFLNFIKLKKYVNITELSVKFQTTTDDIREKLEELEEQDMINGVLDEKGNYIYLSQEEINKLCFEIQSKGKVNTHDDFVKICNKVISLSVNDKDMEKLKEEEEKIIKAKTEIF